GATCGAGTTGAACAGCAAAAAGCCGACGATGGTCAGCAGCAACACATTGCGCCGCCGCCAGCCACGGGTGGCGATGGTCATGGGGATCACTGCCAGCACCGAGCCCAACGCATAGGCCGTGACCATCTGCCCGGCCATCGACGGCGAAATCGCCAATCCTTCGCTGATCAACGGCAACAGGCCCGCCGGCAGGGTTTCGGTGACGATGCAGATGAAGCCGGTCATGGCCAGGGCGAGCAAAGCGCCGATGGGCAAGCGGTCGGATGACGCCGATAACGTAAGTGAGGGTGTCACGGAAAACTCCTTGAGCGGGACTTAGATACTGATCGATATAAATGTTGCAGGCGCGCACATCACGTTGTCAACGACTTATGTATCGACTAGTATCTATCTCGCTATCCACCGGAGACCTGACATGGCACAGATGGGCCGCCCCCGCACTTTCGACCGCGAACACGCCGTGGACCAGGCCTTGCACCTGTTCTGGCAGCACGGCTACGACGCCACCTCCCTCGCCCAGCTCAAGGCTGGCCTGGGTGGCGGCATCTCCGCACCGAGTTTTTATGCGGCGTTCGGCTCCAAAGAGGCGCTGTTCGACGAGTGCGTGCAGCGTTACCTGGCGACCTACGCCCAAGTCACCGAATGCCTGTGGGACGAAAGCCTGTTACCGCGTCAGGCGGTTGAAACAGCGCTGCGCCAGTCAGCGCGCATGCAGTGCGAAGACGGCCACCCCAAGGGCTGCATGGTGGCGCTGGGGGTGATGAGCGCACCGAGCCCGGAGAACACAAGGGTGGCGGATGGGTTGACCCAGTCGCGGCGACGCACCCGTGCGGGGATTGTGGCGTGTGTGGAGCGGGCGATCCGTCTGGGGCAATTGCCGCAGACGGTCAACCCGGCGGTGATGGCGACGGTGTTTGACAGCTTCCTGCAGGGAGTTTCGATCCTGGCGCGGGACAACGTGCCCCATGTCACTATCGACGCGGCAATCAGCCAACTCCTGCTGACCTGGGATATCGCGGCCTCTACGGCGCCGCCCATTCGTCCCGACACTGCATCAGGAAATCCACAAACGCCCTAACCCGATGCGGCACATAGCGCCCATGGGGATACAACAAGGTAAACGGCCGCGAACGCCCGCCAAACGGTTGCAATACCTCCACCAGGCTACCGTTTGCCAGTTCCTGTTCGACGATGAACTTGTAGGTCTGAAACAACCCCGCGCCATGCTTGGCCAGGGTCACGCCGCCGAGCACATCGTCGGAACAACTGTACCCCGCCTCCCCCGCATACTCTTGCGGCTTGCCATCCACCTGGAACAACCAGGAGATGCGCCGGCCATTGCTCGGCAGTTCGTACTGGATACATTCGTGGGTGGGCAAATCTTCCAGCGTCTGTGGGATGCCGGCGCGCTTCAGGTAAGACGGCGATGCCACTACTACCAGTTCGCCGTCTTCCAACAGGCGGGCAATCAGCGACGAGTCCGGCTGGGCGCGCACACGGATGGCCAGGTCGTACCCTTCGGCGACAAAGTCGATATTGCGGTTGCTGATGTGGATATCCACCGTGACTTGCGGGTACAGCGCGCGAAACCTGGGCAGCAGCGGCAGCAAGCGGTGATGGGCGTAGGTGGTGGGAATGCTGATACGCAGCAAGCCCGACGGCACGGCCTGCGCGCCCATCACTTCCTGTTGCGCCTCCACCAGTTGGGTCAAGGCCTGGCGGCATTGCTCGAAAAAGGTCCGGCCGCTGTCGGTAAGACGGATGCTGCGGGTAGTGCGCACAAACAGGCGTGAACCCAGGCGTTCTTCCAGGCGCGAGATGCTGCGGCTCACGGCCGCCGGGGTGACACCCGCCACCTGCGCGGCGGCGGTGAAGCTGCTGGCTTCGGCGGCGAGGCAGAAGAGTTCGATACTGCCCAGCTGCAAATCTTCGAAATGGCGCTTCATAGGGGTGACACCGGGTATCCGCTCAAGCCTGCAAAACTATAGCAAGCCCGGCAGGTTGGCCAACAGCGCGTCACTCAAGGCATGGGGCTCACCGCCGAACAGGCGCTGCAGTGGCGCGTCTGTTCCCAGGTGCCGGTATAAATCGGCGCGCTCGGTGTAGTCGCCCGCCAACCGCACCGCCGCCTGCACATAGTCTTCATGGGTGCGCGCTACCGTCCAATCGGGCAACCCCACCCGCCGAAACAAGCCCTCATCGATATGCTCGAACACCTCCGGCCCGGTCTTGCACACACCGGGCAGACCCGCCGTGAAGGCATCGATGATGCCGTTGGTATTGCCGAACGGAAACGGGCTCAGGAACAGGTCGCAGCGGTTCAGCGTGGCCATGTAGTCGGCATAGGGCTGGTGCGGGTACACCGTCGCATCGCCCACATAACGCTCGATCAAGCGCACCAGTTGCGGGAACAACAGCCCTTGGGCCTGACCCACCAGGAAGTGAAAGCGCACGCGCTTGCCGTAGAGGTGCAACGTGCGCACGGCAATCGCCTGGCAGGCGCGCAGGAAGGTGGGGTTGAGTTTCATCGTGGTGGCGGCGATGGCGATGTTGACCCAGGCGTGGTCTTCACGCGTGACGTGCGGCAAGTCGATGGGGATGGCGGACGGCCGATACGGCTGACCATTGGCCGGCAGTTGCAACAGGCGCTCGGTAAAACACGCCGGGTCACCGACAAAATCTTCCTCCACGCTGATCAGGTCGATATGCCGCGACGCCGTGGTCGCCGGATGCCCCAGCGCGGCCACCTGCAACGGCGCAAAACGCAGGTTACTGGCAAACAGCGTGATCTGGAACATGCCGACGCTGGGCATGTAGAACACCTCGGGGCGGCGTGCGCTGGCAAGCGCAGTGAGCTGGCGCAGGCACGCGAACAGGTCATCCGGCTCGCGCAGCTCGATAAATTCATCGAACACCTCGCGACCCAGCGCATCCACATTTGCCGCATACCCCACGGCCACCACCTGGAAATCCCGACGCGCCGCCTGCAGCGTCAGCGAATGGGTGCGGTAGATCGAATGCCCGCCGGAGAACCATTCCAGCAGCACCAGCATCAGCGGCTTGGCGCGCGGCGGCGCCACGGCGACGGGCACGCTGTGGATGCCCAGGCTGGCGAGCTTGCGTTCGATCAAGGTATTGATCGACGCCTTGATGCGATGGCGCTCGGGCAAGTCGGCGTAACTGCAATGCATGTACACGTCATGCAGCACATTGAGCGGCAGTGCATCCAGGCTGTCGAGTTGTTCCAAACGCCCCGGCAACCACGCCAGCAATGCCTCGCGCTTGGAGTGCGCCGCCGGAGTACCGAGAAAGCGCGGCGACAACAATGCCATGAACAGGGCCGCCGCCAACGTCGGGTTCTGCGCCCACAGCAGGTCAACATCCAGCGGTAACTGGGATTCCGGCGAGTACAGCAGGCAGAACTTCACCAGATTCTGCTCGGTGATGCGGTAGTCGCTGCCCTGCGGCCCGAGCAGGTTCAGCGAGCGCAGGATGTGGTCGCCGTTGATAAAGGCACTGGCGGCAAACAACGACGACAGCCAGCGCTGCAAGTTGATCAACTGGCCAAAGCCTCCGGGGCTGAGGCTGAACGTCGGGTCGGAGAACAGCGCCGTGATTGCGCAGGTCAGCCGCGTCAGCACGTGGCTTTCCAGCTCTCCCGGTGTGAGCGCGGGCGACACGCTCAGGGAAAACTGTTCGGACAACTTGCCGTAGTTGCGGTCGATCAATTGCAGCAGGCGCACGAGTTCGCGCGCGCCGCCTTCGTGGTCGCGGCTGTAGCAAAGGAATTCGAAGGCTTCCAGGGAAAAGGGTTGGTCGGTCATAGCGGTTGCACCACGTCGATGCTCACCTCATCGGTGGCCGTGGGTTTGAGCACCTGGCTCCAGGTTCCGCCGACCATCTGGCCCTGATGATACTGGCGGGTCGGTTCGCTGGTCGCCTCCAGCAAGCCGTTGTGGATCAATCCGCCCCGATTGATCAACACCGCTCCATTACCGGTGGCGGTAATCGACGAGGTGCCGTTGCTCTGGCTGATGTAATTGCCCGCTGGCGCCTCCAGGTCCAGGCGCAGGGTACCGTCCACCACTTGCAGGGTGTTGGTGCCGTTGTCGAAGCTCAATGCCGAGCCCCCGGCACTGCGCGCGGTGACGGTAAGGTTGCCGCTGCCGCCGGTCATCACGTTGTTGAAGCCCCGCGCATTGGTGGCGTTGAACGACAACCCCGGCCCCACTCCCAGCGCTATTCCTTGCATGCGGATATCACCGCTGCCGGACAGGATATTCACCCCATTGCCCGCCCCGGAGGCGCCGCTGCGGATGCTCAGGCCTGGCGCACTCGACGCCGCGCCGGCCGTGCCGCTCAGGGACAGGCTGCCATCCTGCGTTGTCAGGTTGATCACCGAGCCGGTGCCCGTGGAATTCACCACCGTGCCGGAGTCGCCTGCGCTGAAGCCGTCGATAGCGAGAGTGCCACCCGCCCCTGCGCTCAGGGTCACCACGCCCGTGGTGGACGCCGCCAGGAACACGCCCTTCCCGGAATCGGCGGTGCCTTGCACCGTCAAGGTGCCGCTGCCTACGCTCAAGGTTTGCGTCGAACTCGTTGCCGTCGAACACACCAGCACGCCGCTGCCCGACACCGCACTGCCGCGCAGGGTGAGGTTGCCGCTGCCGGTGGTAGCGATGGTGTTGCTGGTGCTGAAGATCCGCGTGCCGTTGCCGCTGCCCAGGTTGGTGCTGTCGACGCTGATGGAACCGGCACCCGAGGTGAGAACATTGCTGCCGCCCGTCAGCACAAACGCATCGCCACTGCCGGTGCTGCTGGCCTGCACGGCGGTGATGCTGATGTTACCGCCGCCCGCGTCCAGGGTACTGCGGCTGATGTTGATTGCGGTGGCCGTGGAGCCTGCGGCCAGGCTCGACGAGGTGGCGCCACGCAAGGTGATGTCGCCGCCGCTGGTACTGATACGCGTGCCGTTGGTCATCGAAATGCCCACGCCATTGCTGACGTTGGTGCTCGCCCAGGACGTCGCCGGATCCACCGCGCCGCTGATGGTCAGGTTGCCGCCGTTGGTGCTGATGCTCGCGTTGCTCAACGCCACCGAGCCGTTGCCGCTGTTGTTGAAGTTGGACACCAGCGACACGTTCAGCGTCTTGCCGGTGCCATTGCTGATGCTGGTGTTGGTCATCACGATATTGCGGTGGGCCTGCAACGTCAGGGTGGCGTTGCCGACGCCCTTGACGTTGGACAGCACGTTGATATCCCCCGAAGTGCCGGCGCCCGACGACGTCGTCACGAGAATATTTGCGCCTTCGGACAACGATGCATTAAGGGTCGCCGAACTCAGGTTGGAACTGGCCCCGGCATTCGGCGTGAACGGCGAACTGGTGGAGGTGCCGGTGCTGGCGCCGTTGGTGATATTGATGTTGAACGGGTCGATCAACCAGCTGCCGCCCTGCCCCGACACCGCACTGAGGTCGACAATACCGGCCACATCCAGCGCATGCCCGGAGGTTTCCACCAGCCCGCCACGCCCCTGGTTGCCGGCGCCTCGCACGCTGATGTCGCCGTAGAACCGGGTGCTGTCCTTGGACCACAGGATGACCTTGCCGCCATCACCGCGGCTCAGTGCATTCGCGCTGATGTGCGCATCGCTGCCCATGAACGTGCTGTCGGCCTGATGCAGGTTGCCACTGCCCTGGTAGTCGCCGCCCATCAACACGGTGCCGCCGCCGATGTCGCCATCGGCGTCGATGCGGCCGCTGTCGAACAGGCCGACGTATTGCCCAGTCATCGTCACGTTGCCGCCGTGCTCACCGCTCTGTTTACCCGATACATCCAGCACACCGCTGTTGACCACCACGCCACTGTCGCCGCCATCGAGGATGATGCGGCCGTTGCGCTGTTGCAGGCTGCGTGCCTCGATCACACCTGCGTTGTTCAC
The genomic region above belongs to Pseudomonas azotoformans and contains:
- a CDS encoding TetR/AcrR family transcriptional regulator, producing MAQMGRPRTFDREHAVDQALHLFWQHGYDATSLAQLKAGLGGGISAPSFYAAFGSKEALFDECVQRYLATYAQVTECLWDESLLPRQAVETALRQSARMQCEDGHPKGCMVALGVMSAPSPENTRVADGLTQSRRRTRAGIVACVERAIRLGQLPQTVNPAVMATVFDSFLQGVSILARDNVPHVTIDAAISQLLLTWDIAASTAPPIRPDTASGNPQTP
- a CDS encoding LysR family transcriptional regulator, giving the protein MKRHFEDLQLGSIELFCLAAEASSFTAAAQVAGVTPAAVSRSISRLEERLGSRLFVRTTRSIRLTDSGRTFFEQCRQALTQLVEAQQEVMGAQAVPSGLLRISIPTTYAHHRLLPLLPRFRALYPQVTVDIHISNRNIDFVAEGYDLAIRVRAQPDSSLIARLLEDGELVVVASPSYLKRAGIPQTLEDLPTHECIQYELPSNGRRISWLFQVDGKPQEYAGEAGYSCSDDVLGGVTLAKHGAGLFQTYKFIVEQELANGSLVEVLQPFGGRSRPFTLLYPHGRYVPHRVRAFVDFLMQCRDEWAAP
- a CDS encoding peptide transporter, translating into MTDQPFSLEAFEFLCYSRDHEGGARELVRLLQLIDRNYGKLSEQFSLSVSPALTPGELESHVLTRLTCAITALFSDPTFSLSPGGFGQLINLQRWLSSLFAASAFINGDHILRSLNLLGPQGSDYRITEQNLVKFCLLYSPESQLPLDVDLLWAQNPTLAAALFMALLSPRFLGTPAAHSKREALLAWLPGRLEQLDSLDALPLNVLHDVYMHCSYADLPERHRIKASINTLIERKLASLGIHSVPVAVAPPRAKPLMLVLLEWFSGGHSIYRTHSLTLQAARRDFQVVAVGYAANVDALGREVFDEFIELREPDDLFACLRQLTALASARRPEVFYMPSVGMFQITLFASNLRFAPLQVAALGHPATTASRHIDLISVEEDFVGDPACFTERLLQLPANGQPYRPSAIPIDLPHVTREDHAWVNIAIAATTMKLNPTFLRACQAIAVRTLHLYGKRVRFHFLVGQAQGLLFPQLVRLIERYVGDATVYPHQPYADYMATLNRCDLFLSPFPFGNTNGIIDAFTAGLPGVCKTGPEVFEHIDEGLFRRVGLPDWTVARTHEDYVQAAVRLAGDYTERADLYRHLGTDAPLQRLFGGEPHALSDALLANLPGLL
- a CDS encoding beta strand repeat-containing protein; the protein is MRQSHVLKPLTFAVLCALYGLVPMPALALDNNALPTNGQVVAGSGVISSNGNVLTVNQGSDRLIATWDTFNIGKNAQVNFLQPGASSVALNRVTGSDGSQILGHLNANGQVFLINPQGVLFGAGSMVDVGGLVASSLNISNSDFMAGKNVFAGQGGGAVVNQGTISARDGGSVALLGAQVRNEGTVVARLGSVVLGGGEKITLDFTGDGLINVEVNDPAIGASVINRGLLSANGGAVTLTARDSQAMLSNVVNNAGVIEARSLQQRNGRIILDGGDSGVVVNSGVLDVSGKQSGEHGGNVTMTGQYVGLFDSGRIDADGDIGGGTVLMGGDYQGSGNLHQADSTFMGSDAHISANALSRGDGGKVILWSKDSTRFYGDISVRGAGNQGRGGLVETSGHALDVAGIVDLSAVSGQGGSWLIDPFNINITNGASTGTSTSSPFTPNAGASSNLSSATLNASLSEGANILVTTSSGAGTSGDINVLSNVKGVGNATLTLQAHRNIVMTNTSISNGTGKTLNVSLVSNFNNSGNGSVALSNASISTNGGNLTISGAVDPATSWASTNVSNGVGISMTNGTRISTSGGDITLRGATSSSLAAGSTATAINISRSTLDAGGGNISITAVQASSTGSGDAFVLTGGSNVLTSGAGSISVDSTNLGSGNGTRIFSTSNTIATTGSGNLTLRGSAVSGSGVLVCSTATSSTQTLSVGSGTLTVQGTADSGKGVFLAASTTGVVTLSAGAGGTLAIDGFSAGDSGTVVNSTGTGSVINLTTQDGSLSLSGTAGAASSAPGLSIRSGASGAGNGVNILSGSGDIRMQGIALGVGPGLSFNATNARGFNNVMTGGSGNLTVTARSAGGSALSFDNGTNTLQVVDGTLRLDLEAPAGNYISQSNGTSSITATGNGAVLINRGGLIHNGLLEATSEPTRQYHQGQMVGGTWSQVLKPTATDEVSIDVVQPL